The Microcystis aeruginosa NIES-843 sequence TCTAAATCGGCTGTTCCGACGGCCAATGTCCAACCATGAGCAATTTTCTCCTCCAAAGCATCTTGGACTTCTTGATAAGTCACTCCAGTGGTAGAGGCATCGGACCACAAGAAAACTCGATTTTTACCGCCATTATAAGCACGGGTCATCGAATCTTGCATTTTCTCGATTTTCTGAGAATTGACATCCAAAATCTCGGCATTATCTGGGAAGTAATTGCCAATGATTAAGTCTGGGTGTCCGTCCCCATCTAAATCCGAGAAGGTTGCTGCATTGGTGTACCATTTTTCCCTTTTTTGGCTGATTTGCTGCTGAAGATAACCTTGATCTTGCTTGATAAAAGCGATCGGTGTTCGTCCCCAATAATACACTAATAGATCCCTGAGTCCATCTTCATTGAGATCACTGGGAATACATCCCATCGGGGCCATGGTTTGGTCGTTATAGTCAAAATCGGTGACATTCAGGGTGAAGGGCTGATAACGATTGCCCGTACCCGGAACAGGGGAGATAATCACCTGATTGCTTTGGGTTTCTACATGACAGAGATCATTATCCCAGCCATCTCCATCGAGATCCCCCAGGGCAACTGCCGCCCCAACTGCCGAAATCCAGGCCGAATGACGGCTTAAACTGGGATTTGTCGGTCTTTCTACTTGATAGGGTTGATTTTCTAATTCAGGTAAGGGAAAACGAGTAAAGGCAAAGCGAGAAGCGATCGCATCTCTTTCGGCCATTGATAGGGCGGGGAGACGGGAAACAGAGAATAAGACTAAAATTAGCCCCAATGCCAAGATAGACTTACTATGGCGTCGGATGAATTTTTCCAAACGATTCATGGTTTCAAAGAAGTAACTACATTCAATCTAAGCTTAAGACAGTTGAGGGGATTAGGTGCGAAAATGACTTTGGATGGCTTGTCGCCATTGTTCATAGGCAGGGATTTGGTCGTGGTAATCTAAGCCGATGAGGGTATCATCAGTGATCTTGGCTGTTTCAGTAATAGCCATTCCACACAAAATTTGACAGGCTATTTCGGTATTTTCCTGGCAGTTTTCGGCTAGTAAACGTGCTTTTGCCGCAAAAGCTGCTCCCTGGGCTAATTCTGCTCTATAAGGTTCAGCCAGCTGTTTTAAATGTTGAATTTCTTCGGGAGACACTCCCCCCGCATAAGTACAAGCCAAGCCGATCCCACTCCATAAATGGGGTTGAAGCAGCGGGTCGAATTTTTGGATCTGATCGGCAATTTCGGCAATATTTGCCCCTTTCACAAACCAAAGACTGCGCCCTAACCCTTGGGCAAAGACAAGACGCGCATAACCCGATAATTCTTGAGGAGACTTTCTCTCTCGGATATACTTAGGCCAGGCAAAGTATCCTTGATGAAATCCATAGCCGTCAAGGGCTAACCAACCTAATAGGGAATCTGGAAAATGTTGGGCAGAATCTGCTAATTTTTGGAGATAAAAGCGCAAAGAAAAGGGAATACGGGCTAATTGCCATCCTTTCCCTACATAGGCCATGTAAATATGCTTTTTCCCCTCGTTTGCTAAAAAATGCTCAAAGCGATCGCACTTACCCAGGGTTAAACAATCTAGCAGAGATAAAGCCATCGCTGCCCCTTCATAAGCAAATCCTCTCAGATTGAGGGTGACACCTTCAAGAAGAGGAAACAAGTCCGTGAGAGAATGAGCCATAATTGCTGCATTATAGCCATAGATAAAAGTTTGCCCGATCGTTTCCAAATATATCTGTTTTTGAGGCTGAACAGCCGGGCTGCGGCTTTGCGGATCACAGATGAATCCACGCTGATTAAAGGTTGCCGCTTGGGGTGAAAGGAGCAACAATCGTTGTGGAAAACGATTTACCTGCCTAGGAGAAAATTTGTGATCAAAATTGACAGCAGGATGCTCGAAGGGTGCGCCTGAGAAATTAGATGCCATTGTTAAAAAAAGTTGACAAAGTTGACAACCCTTGATGGGAGGCCGAAGATATGACCTCATGTTACCTTAAACAAAGTTTATTTGATGAATCCTTATCCCTGTTAACAACAATGGCTAACTTTCGCCTTCAAAATTCCTATTCTTTAAAATATTGGTTTTGGGGTCTTTTAGGAGCTTTTATGGGATTTAGCTTGGGAACAACCGTTATTATCTTCTATTTTAGACCAGAATCATCCTTGAAAGCTTCCCAGTTATCGATTTCCCCGACGGTTTCTCCTGATACTCCCGAAGCTGTTGCTGCCCTTGGTTATCTTGAACCCCAAGGTGGAATTACTCAAATATCAGCTACTGCCTTTTTGGAAGGAAGTAGAGTAGATAAAATACTGGTAAAACAGGGAGAAAAAGTTGCAAAAGGCGAAATTATGGCTATTTTAGATAATAATGCCCGTTTGCGAGCAGCCCTGAAACAAGCTCAAGCAAATCTGGGTTTAGCAGCATCTAAACTCGAAAAAGTGAGAGAAGGGGCAAAAAAAGGCGAAATTATGGCTCAAGATTCCCGTATGCGTCAAAGCAAAGCGGAATTAGAGGGACAAATAATGAGGCAAACAGCAGCGATCTCTAGTTTGGAATCGGAACTTGAAGGGGAAAAACTAGGACAAAAAGCTACCGTTGAAAGAATTAAAGCAGAATTGAATAATTCTCTCACAGATTGTCAACGTTATCAATCTTTATACCGTAATGGTGCAGTTTCTCAAGGGGAAAAAGAGCGATTTTGTTTAGAGGCGACAACTACACAAAAAAGACTCCAAGAAGCTGAGGCTAACTTGCAACGCATTACGACTACCTTAGAACAAAAAATTCAGGAAGCCAGAGCCAATCTACAACGAACTCTTAATACTTTAGAACAACAAATTCAAGAAAACCAAGCTATGTTAAGTGCAGTTACGGAAATTCGTCCTGTTGATCTTCAAATTGCTCAAGATGAAGTAATGACAGCTAAGGCTAATGTAGAACGCGCTCAGGCGGAATTAGAATTATCCTATGTGCGTGCGCCCCATGCAGGAATAATTTTAAAAA is a genomic window containing:
- a CDS encoding DUF1702 family protein; translated protein: MASNFSGAPFEHPAVNFDHKFSPRQVNRFPQRLLLLSPQAATFNQRGFICDPQSRSPAVQPQKQIYLETIGQTFIYGYNAAIMAHSLTDLFPLLEGVTLNLRGFAYEGAAMALSLLDCLTLGKCDRFEHFLANEGKKHIYMAYVGKGWQLARIPFSLRFYLQKLADSAQHFPDSLLGWLALDGYGFHQGYFAWPKYIRERKSPQELSGYARLVFAQGLGRSLWFVKGANIAEIADQIQKFDPLLQPHLWSGIGLACTYAGGVSPEEIQHLKQLAEPYRAELAQGAAFAAKARLLAENCQENTEIACQILCGMAITETAKITDDTLIGLDYHDQIPAYEQWRQAIQSHFRT
- a CDS encoding ABC exporter membrane fusion protein, which codes for MTSCYLKQSLFDESLSLLTTMANFRLQNSYSLKYWFWGLLGAFMGFSLGTTVIIFYFRPESSLKASQLSISPTVSPDTPEAVAALGYLEPQGGITQISATAFLEGSRVDKILVKQGEKVAKGEIMAILDNNARLRAALKQAQANLGLAASKLEKVREGAKKGEIMAQDSRMRQSKAELEGQIMRQTAAISSLESELEGEKLGQKATVERIKAELNNSLTDCQRYQSLYRNGAVSQGEKERFCLEATTTQKRLQEAEANLQRITTTLEQKIQEARANLQRTLNTLEQQIQENQAMLSAVTEIRPVDLQIAQDEVMTAKANVERAQAELELSYVRAPHAGIILKINTFPGELVKNEGILELGNIQKMYVTAEVYETDISRVKLGQSVTIKTDKMLGDLEGTVEEIGWKVGRQDVLGTDPVVDTDARVVEVKISLDHRSSAKVNRLTNLKVNVIIHPN